Proteins from a single region of Takifugu rubripes chromosome 4, fTakRub1.2, whole genome shotgun sequence:
- the LOC115249598 gene encoding SLC35A4 upstream open reading frame protein-like, with product MSDDKNTLGQLKDLVELKDQLEDIQKRVEDEIQAGLPPGGSLLASPFLKGFLAGYVVARLRSSALMGVAIGTCTGMYAAQNYAVPNIENTIKDYIRNLKGGNK from the exons ATGTCGGATGACAAG AATACCTTAGGTCAACTCAAGGACCTTGTGGAGTTGAAAGACCAACTAGAGGACATCCAGAAACGCGTGGAGGATGAAATCCAAGCTGGGCTTCCTCCA GGAGGCAGTCTGCTGGCTTCTCCTTTTCTGAAGGGATTTCTGGCTGGGTATGTTGTTGCAAGGCTACGATCTTCAGCATTAATGGGTGTTGCAATAGGAACATGTACAGGAATGTACGCGGCACAGAATTATGCCGTTCCCAACATTGAAAACACCATCAAAGACTATATACGCAACCTGAAGGGAGGCAACAAATAG
- the cd74b gene encoding CD74 molecule, major histocompatibility complex, class II invariant chain b: protein MDPETANQPLITGNAAVNEPPNGGRSTRAYKVAGITLLACVLIAGQVMTAYFLLAQKGEIKSLEEQGNKLKSVMTNGRSAASPSQMRIPANSIAGLYDVSLDKDTSSEEKENPATDCQLKALGLKSTGLPGFRPVCDERGLYQAEQCFKSQCWCVSPKDGQAISGSMHRGRASCTSAVASGSMFRAMSVPE from the exons ATGGACCCAGAGACCGCAAACCAGCCTCTTATCACAGGCAACGCAGCCGTCAACGAGCCACCAAATGG CGGCCGCTCAACTCGTGCCTACAAAGTGGCAGGTATCACCCTGTTGGCCTGTGTTCTGATCGCGGGCCAGGTCATGACTGCCTACTTCCTCCTTGCCCAGAAAGGTGAAATCAAGTCTCTGGAGGAGCAGGGCAACAAGCTAAAATCTGTGATGACCAATGGAAGATCTG CAGCTTCCCCCAGCCAGATGCGCATACCAGCCAACTCCATTGCCGGGCTGTATGACGTGTCTCTGGACAAG GACACCTCatcagaggagaaagaaaatccaG CCACAGACTGCCAGCTGAAGGCCCTCGGACTGAAGTCCACGGGGCTTCCAGGGTTTCGCCCCGTGTGTGATGAGCGTGGGTTGTACCAGGCGGAGCAGTGCTTCAAGAGTCAGTGCTGGTGTGTCAGCCCTAAAGATGGACAGGCTATCTCTGGATCCATGCACAGAGGACGGGCCAGCTGCACTTCTGCAGTCGCATCTG GCAGCATGTTCAGAGCCATGAGTGTGCCTGAATAA